The sequence below is a genomic window from Nostoc flagelliforme CCNUN1.
TAACTCCTATATCAAACTGGTTTGCTAACCACTTGAGAATTACTAAGCGCTTTTTGCGACTAGCGGGGATTTCCTTAAGGTATCCGCCCTCGAAATAATTTTTCAACACTTTGCTTTCCCAAGCCTCAGTATCCACATCCTCAATCAAAGATGCTATCTTCTCAGGTGTAAAAATTTCCTTACTGATGCTTTGCAAAGCCTCGCTATCCAATTGATATAGACGGCTATTACCTTCAGGACGCATCGTCACCAAATTTAGCTCTTTAAGTTTCGCTAAATGATGAGATACCGTTGGTTCCTTGAGTTGCAGTAGTGCCGCCAATTCTTCGACGCTGCACTCCTGATTCGCCAGGATACCTACAATCTTCAATCGGCTATCATCCGCTAATGCCTTGAAAAAGCGGAGTAAGATGTTAAATTGCTCTGGTTGCATAACTAACTTCTAATTAGACATCTATCTAATTAGAAGTATATCTAATTGAAAGCTCAGATCCCCAACTTCTCACAGAAGCCGGGGATTTTGTTGTTAAATTTAACTAAATTGTTCCTCTGCATCCAGGTTGAAAAGCATTTGCAGAGTTTGCATACAGCGCCGTCTAGCTTCCACATCTTGCTGCGATCGCAACTGCACCATCGGGTCATGTAAAATTTTATTGACAATTCCCCGCGTTAATGCTTCAATCACCTCTTGATGTTTTTCTGCGAATTCCGAACCCAATCTCGACAAAGCTTTTTCTAACTCTTGTTCGCGGATGGTTTCGACTTTATTTCGCAGACAGCTA
It includes:
- a CDS encoding DUF2087 domain-containing protein, which gives rise to MQPEQFNILLRFFKALADDSRLKIVGILANQECSVEELAALLQLKEPTVSHHLAKLKELNLVTMRPEGNSRLYQLDSEALQSISKEIFTPEKIASLIEDVDTEAWESKVLKNYFEGGYLKEIPASRKKRLVILKWLANQFDIGVNYPERMVNDILKRYHPDCATLRRELIACQLMQRENGIYWRIT